One genomic window of Methanobacterium formicicum DSM 3637 includes the following:
- the cysS gene encoding cysteine--tRNA ligase, translated as MITVYNTLSRRKEIFKPREGNRVKLFVCGPTVYDNSHIGHARTYISFDVIARYLKYRGYSVFYVQNITDIDDKIINRARETGEDTFQLARKFEKKYIEDMKSMGVENVNLYARATEHIGEIIKQIETLLEKGFAYETDSGVYFDESRFEDFGKLSNRNIEDLNVHRINPDTSKRNPGDFALWKKKDEEPYWDSPWGPGRPGWHIEDTAITEEYFGPQYDIHGGGLDLIFPHHEAEIAQMESASGKKPMVRYWMHTGFLNVLGEKMSKSLGNFITIKDLLQEYPPEVFRFFVLSTHYRSPIDFSQEILEQSQSGLKRIYKLTETMEDLLESDIPETGKHDTKHDQLLRETRESFLEAMDNDFNTPFALSSLFDFIRDMNREINELNVSKNTLINIKEFINDIGDILGFEFVLNKSHGDATDELVNILTDVREKLRKKKDYELSDEIRSKLNDLNIVIEDRKN; from the coding sequence ATGATAACCGTATACAACACTTTGTCCCGAAGGAAAGAGATTTTTAAGCCGCGTGAAGGAAACCGGGTAAAGCTCTTTGTCTGTGGACCAACAGTTTACGATAACTCACACATAGGTCACGCACGGACCTATATATCTTTTGATGTTATCGCCCGTTACCTGAAATACAGGGGTTACAGTGTTTTCTACGTGCAAAACATCACTGATATCGATGACAAGATCATCAACCGGGCCAGAGAAACTGGGGAAGACACCTTTCAACTGGCAAGGAAGTTTGAGAAAAAATACATAGAGGATATGAAGTCCATGGGTGTGGAAAATGTTAACCTCTATGCCCGGGCCACTGAACACATAGGAGAAATCATTAAGCAGATAGAAACACTCCTGGAGAAAGGATTTGCCTATGAAACAGATAGTGGAGTTTACTTTGATGAATCCCGATTTGAAGATTTTGGTAAACTTTCCAACCGTAACATTGAGGATTTAAATGTTCACCGAATCAACCCGGACACCAGTAAGCGCAACCCTGGAGATTTTGCACTGTGGAAAAAAAAGGATGAAGAACCATACTGGGATTCTCCCTGGGGCCCGGGACGACCGGGATGGCACATTGAAGACACTGCCATAACCGAGGAATACTTCGGACCACAGTATGATATACACGGTGGAGGTCTGGATCTCATATTCCCCCACCATGAGGCAGAAATAGCCCAGATGGAATCCGCATCCGGGAAAAAACCCATGGTTCGCTACTGGATGCACACCGGTTTTTTGAATGTTTTGGGAGAGAAGATGTCCAAATCCCTGGGAAACTTCATCACCATCAAAGACCTGCTGCAGGAATATCCACCAGAGGTATTCAGATTTTTTGTTTTATCAACCCATTACCGCAGCCCCATAGATTTCAGTCAGGAAATACTGGAACAATCCCAAAGTGGGCTTAAAAGAATATACAAACTAACAGAAACCATGGAAGATCTCTTGGAAAGTGATATTCCAGAAACTGGTAAACATGATACAAAACACGACCAATTACTCCGTGAAACAAGGGAAAGTTTCCTGGAAGCAATGGACAATGATTTTAACACACCATTTGCCCTTTCATCCCTTTTCGATTTCATAAGAGATATGAACAGGGAAATAAATGAATTAAACGTTTCCAAAAATACATTGATTAATATTAAAGAATTTATAAACGATATTGGCGATATTTTAGGTTTTGAATTTGTTTTAAATAAATCTCATGGCGATGCTACTGATGAGCTGGTGAATATTCTCACCGATGTCCGGGAAAAACTTCGCAAAAAGAAGGATTATGAGCTTTCCGATGAAATCAGGAGCAAATTGAATGATCTAAACATTGTTATAGAAGACAGGAAAAATTAA
- a CDS encoding pyridoxamine 5'-phosphate oxidase family protein: MTMTEEMMDAIEKDLVFLATASSEGIPNVVPIGFARPIDNGSILIADNYMNKTRKNIEENPNVAIVTKDAQKNPYQFKGTAEIFESGKIFDEVVEWAQNVMTKLNPKAAIVVKLTEIYSVQPGPEAGKKVD; the protein is encoded by the coding sequence ATGACTATGACTGAAGAAATGATGGACGCAATTGAAAAAGACTTAGTATTTCTTGCAACTGCCAGCAGTGAAGGTATTCCCAATGTGGTTCCAATTGGCTTTGCCAGGCCCATTGATAATGGAAGCATATTAATCGCTGACAACTACATGAACAAAACCCGAAAAAACATTGAAGAAAACCCCAACGTTGCCATTGTAACCAAGGACGCCCAGAAAAACCCCTACCAGTTCAAGGGGACTGCTGAGATCTTTGAGTCAGGTAAGATCTTTGATGAAGTAGTGGAATGGGCCCAGAATGTTATGACCAAATTGAATCCCAAAGCAGCCATTGTGGTTAAGTTAACTGAAATATACTCAGTACAACCAGGTCCTGAAGCTGGGAAAAAGGTTGATTAA
- a CDS encoding O-acetylhomoserine aminocarboxypropyltransferase/cysteine synthase family protein yields the protein MTEENKKEYGLSTLGLHVGQEEPDPATGARAVPIYQTAAYVFNDTEHAANLFGLKELGNIYTRIMNPTNDVFEKRIAAIEGGNSALAVASGMAAITYSVLNLSLPGDEILSADNLYGGTYQLFNYTLPELGRKVNFVDSTKPEEFEEAITDKTKAIFAESLGNPKLDVPDFEILSDIAHEAGIPVIVDNTSAVGLVKPIEHGVDISVLSATKFIGGHGTSIGGVIVDSGNFDWSNGKFPGFTEPDPSYHGLVYWDAFGDFPGLGNVAYTFRARVRLLRDLGAQVSPFNSFLFLQGLETLDLRVQQHSRNALAVAKFLKDHPKVNWVSYPGLEDDPTHEGASKYLKNGYGALLGFGVKGGLEAGKQFIENVELLSHLANIGDAKSLVIHPASTTHQQLTPEEQAATGVTPDFIRLSIGLENIEDIIGDIDQALARIDV from the coding sequence ATGACAGAAGAAAATAAGAAAGAATATGGTTTAAGTACATTGGGGTTGCACGTAGGGCAGGAGGAACCTGATCCTGCAACAGGAGCACGAGCAGTCCCTATTTACCAGACTGCCGCCTATGTATTTAATGACACTGAACACGCAGCCAACCTATTTGGCCTGAAAGAACTGGGTAATATATACACCCGTATCATGAACCCTACCAATGATGTGTTCGAGAAGAGAATTGCTGCCATTGAAGGTGGAAATTCAGCACTGGCAGTAGCTTCAGGAATGGCTGCAATCACTTACTCCGTTTTAAACCTCAGTTTACCCGGTGATGAAATATTATCCGCAGACAACCTCTATGGGGGAACTTACCAACTTTTCAATTACACCCTCCCTGAATTAGGTAGGAAAGTCAACTTCGTGGACTCCACCAAACCAGAAGAATTTGAAGAGGCCATCACAGATAAAACCAAGGCAATATTTGCAGAATCACTTGGAAACCCAAAACTGGACGTTCCAGACTTTGAAATTTTATCAGACATTGCCCATGAAGCTGGAATTCCGGTAATCGTTGATAATACCAGTGCAGTGGGTCTAGTTAAACCTATAGAGCATGGGGTGGACATCAGTGTATTATCTGCAACCAAATTCATCGGAGGACATGGAACATCCATTGGTGGAGTTATAGTGGATTCAGGTAACTTTGACTGGAGTAACGGGAAATTCCCAGGATTTACAGAACCAGACCCTAGCTACCATGGATTAGTCTACTGGGATGCATTTGGAGACTTCCCAGGTCTTGGAAATGTAGCCTACACTTTCCGAGCAAGAGTAAGATTATTACGTGATTTGGGAGCACAGGTAAGTCCATTTAACAGCTTCCTGTTTCTGCAGGGATTGGAAACACTGGATCTTCGTGTGCAACAGCATTCCCGAAATGCACTTGCAGTTGCCAAATTCCTCAAAGACCATCCCAAGGTCAACTGGGTTAGCTATCCTGGACTTGAAGATGACCCAACCCATGAAGGCGCATCTAAGTACCTTAAAAATGGATACGGAGCACTACTGGGATTCGGTGTTAAGGGAGGTCTGGAAGCTGGTAAACAGTTCATAGAAAACGTGGAACTACTCTCTCACCTGGCTAACATTGGAGATGCCAAGAGCCTGGTTATACACCCCGCATCCACCACCCACCAGCAATTAACACCCGAAGAACAGGCAGCCACTGGTGTAACCCCTGACTTCATCAGACTATCCATTGGACTGGAAAATATTGAAGATATTATCGGAGATATAGACCAGGCACTAGCACGTATTGATGTGTAA
- the hdrA gene encoding ferredoxin:CoB-CoM heterodisulfide reductase subunit HdrA, producing the protein MNENDFNLNPAKQNLRVGVFLCRCGGNISDNVDMEKLRSSLDATVVEEFENLCSINGRKLIRDSIIDKHLDRVVVAACSPITHEKTFQKYVKPLNPYLMQMANIREQCSWVHSDTGKATDKAISLTVAAIEKAKYSEPIDPLLRRTKKSVAVIGGGISGITTALSLARQGIKTRIIEERSTIGGSMVKIGKVFSPEKLAEECAMCLLNPLVNEAVENKNIKILTKTKLLRAERKAGNFNLIVEKKPGFVKAERCIACGSCAEACPVEVPNSWNENMTIRKAIYKSFPQAVPDVYTIDDENCIQCGACQETCKMDAIDFSMETEVMPINVGSVIIATGHDRFDLSKRPEYGYERFQDVVSQMELARIMGVNGPTEGQLQRPSNGQVPKRVVMIQCVGSRDDKPDGNPYCSKVCCMVAMKHSNVIKHYYPETEVIICYTDMRTPGMYEKYLRYGQNRGIKLIRGRAGEVTWKNDKLVVRVEESLEHSPLEIETDMVVLSEAMEPSEGTKQVGELLDVGLTEDMFIREIHPKIKPVNTDVEGIYVCGTAQGPKDITDSVSQANAAAAKVAELMNGDLEVDPFVATIDTSQCNLCNKCIDTCKYKAIYIQEDNMGIDPIACKGCGICLSQCPEEAISISGNADEKLFGIISGVLKGKEKGERIILTFLDSVGYLAADNMGINKITYPESIRIIKLPSSNRLMTKHILYAFQKGADGIFLGEYPDDLMYPHLKEKVKHLKKVLEENNINPKRLTLHRVYIPYFRGLANKLTLFDQEISSLNQQYQKEDRSAKVLDEPLE; encoded by the coding sequence TTGAATGAAAATGATTTTAATTTAAATCCTGCCAAGCAAAATCTGAGGGTGGGTGTCTTCCTGTGCCGCTGCGGTGGTAACATCTCAGATAACGTGGACATGGAAAAACTTCGCTCATCATTAGATGCCACAGTGGTTGAAGAATTTGAAAACCTATGCTCTATAAATGGCCGTAAACTCATCCGAGATTCAATTATAGACAAACACCTCGACCGGGTGGTGGTGGCGGCATGTTCACCTATTACCCATGAGAAAACTTTCCAGAAATATGTAAAACCCCTGAACCCCTACCTGATGCAGATGGCCAACATCCGTGAGCAGTGTTCCTGGGTACACTCAGACACAGGTAAAGCAACTGACAAAGCCATTTCATTAACAGTGGCTGCCATTGAAAAGGCCAAATATTCAGAACCCATTGACCCGTTACTGCGACGCACCAAAAAAAGTGTTGCAGTTATTGGTGGTGGTATCTCTGGAATCACCACTGCACTTTCACTGGCCAGGCAGGGAATAAAAACCAGGATCATTGAAGAGCGATCCACCATTGGCGGATCCATGGTTAAAATTGGTAAGGTCTTTTCTCCAGAAAAACTGGCAGAAGAATGTGCAATGTGCCTTTTAAACCCACTGGTTAACGAGGCTGTGGAAAATAAAAACATCAAAATTCTAACCAAAACCAAACTTTTAAGGGCAGAACGTAAGGCAGGAAACTTCAATTTAATAGTGGAAAAAAAGCCAGGATTTGTAAAGGCTGAACGCTGCATTGCCTGCGGAAGCTGTGCCGAAGCATGTCCAGTGGAAGTACCCAACTCCTGGAATGAAAACATGACCATCCGCAAAGCCATTTACAAATCATTCCCCCAGGCAGTTCCAGATGTCTACACCATTGATGATGAGAACTGTATCCAGTGCGGAGCATGCCAGGAAACATGTAAAATGGATGCCATTGATTTTTCCATGGAAACAGAGGTCATGCCAATCAACGTGGGATCAGTGATTATCGCCACTGGCCATGATAGGTTTGATTTATCCAAAAGACCGGAATATGGGTATGAAAGATTCCAGGATGTGGTTTCCCAGATGGAACTGGCCAGAATCATGGGAGTGAATGGTCCCACTGAGGGACAGCTACAGAGACCATCCAATGGCCAGGTTCCAAAGCGAGTGGTAATGATACAGTGTGTTGGTTCCCGTGATGATAAGCCAGATGGCAATCCTTACTGTTCCAAGGTATGCTGTATGGTGGCCATGAAACATTCCAATGTCATAAAACATTACTACCCTGAAACTGAAGTCATAATCTGTTACACTGACATGAGAACTCCCGGAATGTACGAGAAATACCTCCGCTACGGTCAAAATAGAGGTATTAAATTGATTCGTGGAAGAGCTGGGGAAGTTACCTGGAAAAACGATAAATTGGTGGTGAGGGTGGAAGAAAGCCTCGAGCACAGTCCACTGGAAATCGAAACCGATATGGTAGTTCTATCAGAAGCAATGGAACCCTCAGAAGGAACCAAACAAGTGGGAGAATTACTGGACGTGGGTCTAACCGAGGATATGTTCATCAGAGAGATCCACCCCAAAATAAAACCAGTCAACACCGATGTGGAAGGTATTTACGTTTGCGGAACAGCCCAGGGGCCTAAAGATATTACTGACAGTGTTTCTCAGGCCAATGCTGCAGCCGCTAAGGTTGCAGAATTAATGAATGGTGATCTGGAGGTGGATCCCTTCGTGGCAACCATTGACACGTCCCAATGTAATTTATGCAACAAATGTATAGATACCTGTAAGTACAAGGCCATTTACATCCAGGAAGATAACATGGGTATTGACCCCATTGCCTGTAAGGGATGTGGAATCTGTCTTTCACAGTGCCCTGAGGAGGCTATCAGCATTAGTGGTAATGCTGATGAAAAGTTATTCGGCATTATTTCGGGTGTTCTTAAAGGAAAAGAAAAGGGTGAACGCATAATACTCACCTTCCTGGACAGTGTGGGATACCTGGCAGCCGACAACATGGGTATTAACAAGATAACCTATCCTGAATCTATCCGGATAATCAAGCTCCCATCATCAAACCGTTTAATGACAAAACACATTTTATACGCGTTCCAAAAGGGTGCAGATGGTATATTTTTAGGAGAATATCCTGATGATCTGATGTATCCACATTTAAAAGAAAAAGTCAAACACTTAAAAAAAGTCCTGGAAGAGAACAATATAAATCCAAAACGTTTAACCCTCCACCGGGTTTACATACCCTACTTTAGAGGATTGGCCAATAAATTAACTCTTTTCGACCAGGAAATTAGTTCTTTGAACCAGCAGTATCAGAAGGAAGATCGTAGTGCGAAGGTTCTGGATGAACCTCTTGAATGA
- the hdrC gene encoding ferredoxin:CoB-CoM heterodisulfide reductase subunit HdrC: MRTLKLNEDSSKLANEVISDLKSSPSLELFKCIQCGMCTSLCPGARYSDYNPREMVKRVLDGDESVVFDDNIWNCFYCYTCNSVCPANNSASVVNQILRQMAINKGEQTERLAAFLTYGDSFLEIGIGSIPAAFFDVLVNDFGPEWLDLKMNLDSVRKDLGLGQVTLPEESIEEIDKILNVTGFTKKMGKIRGSK; this comes from the coding sequence ATGAGAACTCTTAAGCTTAATGAAGATTCCTCTAAACTTGCCAATGAGGTAATCAGCGATTTAAAATCATCACCCTCCCTTGAACTGTTTAAATGCATCCAGTGCGGAATGTGTACTTCACTATGTCCTGGAGCGCGTTACAGTGATTACAACCCCCGAGAAATGGTTAAAAGAGTGCTTGACGGGGATGAAAGTGTTGTTTTTGATGATAATATATGGAACTGTTTCTACTGTTACACCTGTAACAGTGTTTGCCCCGCCAACAACAGTGCCAGTGTGGTGAACCAAATATTAAGGCAAATGGCAATTAATAAAGGTGAACAGACAGAAAGACTTGCTGCATTTTTAACCTACGGAGATAGCTTTCTAGAGATTGGAATAGGTTCCATCCCTGCAGCATTTTTTGATGTGCTGGTCAATGATTTTGGACCAGAATGGCTTGATCTCAAAATGAACCTTGATAGCGTGCGAAAGGATTTGGGACTGGGACAAGTTACACTACCTGAAGAATCCATTGAAGAAATAGATAAAATTCTCAATGTAACTGGATTCACCAAGAAAATGGGGAAAATAAGGGGATCCAAATGA
- the hdrB gene encoding ferredoxin:CoB-CoM heterodisulfide reductase subunit HdrB: MKKIPDKNILLFKTCLVSVEYPGVESSTTFLFDKLGVGYHRDERQSCCTGLGHYYDLFDQLSTTALAARNFWVAKDSGNPNIAVMCATCYAILKKSAEILNEDDEAREKINGLLEEAGLGKMVYHKGDIDPHKNIFHAAEILYNKRDMFKDLTQQLDFSQFNIATHHACHYCKVHYEDTIGGVRHPVLLDELTASCGVDTVEWYDQKRLTCGAGFRQRFTNNELSLSVTAEKLTSLKENQTDIMLHMCPNCQMQFDRYQPVIEKKLGEKFNIFHLNISQFLALNMGADPYKVLGIQTHTVPVEPLLKKLGIEPVKSPINSEKVKIDH, translated from the coding sequence ATGAAGAAAATACCTGATAAAAATATTCTATTATTCAAAACATGTTTGGTAAGTGTGGAATATCCCGGTGTGGAATCATCAACTACCTTCCTGTTTGATAAACTGGGAGTAGGATACCATCGTGATGAACGCCAATCCTGCTGTACTGGTCTGGGACATTACTACGATCTTTTTGACCAGCTTTCAACCACCGCTCTGGCTGCCAGGAACTTTTGGGTAGCAAAGGATTCTGGTAACCCAAATATAGCAGTGATGTGCGCCACCTGTTATGCTATCTTAAAAAAATCTGCAGAAATCCTGAATGAAGATGATGAAGCACGGGAAAAGATCAATGGACTCCTGGAAGAAGCAGGCCTGGGTAAAATGGTCTACCATAAGGGGGACATAGACCCACATAAAAATATTTTCCATGCAGCTGAGATTCTCTACAATAAAAGAGATATGTTCAAAGATCTCACTCAGCAGCTTGATTTCTCTCAATTCAATATAGCCACCCATCATGCTTGCCATTACTGTAAAGTGCACTATGAAGACACCATTGGTGGAGTTAGACATCCAGTACTCCTTGATGAGTTGACTGCTTCCTGTGGTGTGGATACTGTAGAATGGTATGATCAAAAACGCCTTACTTGTGGTGCTGGTTTCCGTCAGCGTTTCACCAACAATGAGCTTTCACTCAGTGTGACCGCTGAAAAGCTCACCAGTCTTAAGGAGAACCAGACCGATATAATGCTGCACATGTGCCCCAACTGCCAGATGCAGTTTGACCGTTACCAGCCAGTTATTGAGAAGAAACTGGGTGAGAAATTCAACATATTCCACCTTAACATATCCCAGTTTTTAGCTCTGAACATGGGGGCTGACCCCTACAAAGTGCTGGGAATTCAGACCCACACTGTTCCGGTGGAACCACTCCTAAAAAAACTGGGTATTGAACCGGTTAAAAGTCCCATTAACTCTGAAAAAGTAAAGATAGATCATTAA
- a CDS encoding GMC family oxidoreductase N-terminal domain-containing protein, whose amino-acid sequence MIYDVIVVGTGAGGSTVARELSMKGLDVLMLEKGDFIPSGTAAGKIKTAKLILDQKEILDQEENGKKFNEQSEKYEFLKYAGELMYIEGVGGTTPVSLANACYACTTCYSNSPTAQFKIHDLELFEELMETSRDMNVGPLPQKLTGPVTRKIWDATEKLGYFVEPMPKFIDYYKCDNCGLCIAGCTRGAKWDATSFVEDAKNAGATLVPDFEVVKILHSEGECRGVEGLDRDGNIKTYHAQRVVLAAGALNTPRILKNSQITDGVGQGLFTDLFITVGGFLKDAGLSQELPMGIKSEFGAYFISPHFSGQLVTLIAEKGFNPRNNDVVGLMVKIADEANGSLNEDGSVTKPLTSSDLKLLTEGYDKAVEILTEVGVDPSSIVATPLRGAHPGGTAAMGKVVDPSLETEITGLFIADASVIPQAPGRPPILTITSLAKRLAKNIIHNALELKN is encoded by the coding sequence ATGATATACGATGTTATTGTAGTGGGAACCGGTGCCGGTGGATCAACTGTGGCCCGTGAACTTTCAATGAAAGGTCTTGATGTTTTAATGCTGGAGAAGGGAGACTTTATACCATCAGGAACTGCAGCTGGAAAAATCAAAACTGCCAAATTAATTTTAGACCAAAAAGAAATTTTAGACCAAGAAGAGAATGGTAAAAAATTTAATGAACAATCTGAAAAATATGAATTCCTGAAGTACGCAGGAGAACTGATGTACATTGAAGGTGTTGGTGGAACCACCCCTGTTTCACTGGCCAATGCCTGTTACGCCTGTACAACATGTTATTCTAACTCTCCCACCGCTCAGTTCAAGATCCACGATCTGGAATTATTTGAAGAACTCATGGAAACCAGCAGGGACATGAATGTCGGTCCACTTCCCCAGAAGCTGACTGGTCCGGTGACCCGTAAAATATGGGATGCTACTGAGAAACTGGGCTACTTTGTTGAGCCCATGCCTAAATTCATTGATTATTACAAGTGTGATAACTGTGGACTCTGTATCGCGGGATGCACACGCGGAGCAAAATGGGATGCAACCAGCTTTGTTGAAGATGCTAAAAATGCAGGAGCAACACTGGTACCCGACTTTGAAGTAGTAAAAATCCTGCACAGTGAAGGAGAGTGTAGGGGAGTAGAGGGTTTAGATAGGGATGGAAATATCAAAACCTACCATGCCCAGAGGGTCGTACTGGCAGCAGGAGCACTGAACACCCCCCGAATTTTAAAAAATAGCCAGATCACAGATGGAGTGGGGCAGGGTCTTTTCACTGATTTATTCATCACAGTGGGTGGCTTCCTAAAAGATGCAGGTCTAAGCCAGGAGTTACCCATGGGAATTAAATCTGAATTTGGAGCGTACTTCATATCACCACACTTCTCTGGCCAGCTGGTTACATTAATAGCAGAAAAAGGTTTCAATCCCCGGAATAATGATGTGGTGGGTTTAATGGTTAAAATTGCAGATGAAGCCAATGGTTCCCTGAACGAGGATGGTTCTGTTACCAAACCTCTGACCAGTTCCGATCTGAAACTGTTAACTGAAGGATATGATAAAGCTGTGGAAATACTCACTGAAGTAGGTGTGGATCCTTCTTCTATTGTTGCCACGCCCCTCAGAGGAGCACACCCTGGCGGTACTGCAGCCATGGGTAAAGTAGTGGACCCATCACTGGAAACTGAGATAACTGGTCTTTTCATTGCTGATGCCAGTGTTATCCCTCAGGCACCAGGACGACCACCAATATTAACCATAACTTCTCTGGCTAAAAGACTGGCTAAAAATATAATTCATAATGCCCTTGAATTAAAAAATTAA